A region of Thermobifida halotolerans DNA encodes the following proteins:
- the eccD gene encoding type VII secretion integral membrane protein EccD: protein MSDSTATDLCRLLIRAPERSFEIAAPCDVPLSELIPTFVLYAEGDEGGDLDESGLEHDGWVLQPLGGEALDEEETISSLGLVHGETLYLRPRRDQLPPIHFDDLIDGVATGMAERPDRWRPTHTRLLLQALGLGGLLVGLAALVLSGTGGLVALVGAASAVLMLLAAWSSSRAMGDLPAATGFAGAAALYMAVAGAAVPVGEPGDALLAARLLAGSTAGAGAAVLGLAAVAGAVPFFTGLLVVQIFGVVGGLTLLLLPGATVPACAGLVGLLALLTGTFTPQLAFRFSGLRLPTLPSTPEQLQEDIDPYPARGVLDQAALADRYQTALFVSTGAVLAICLLVLASTEGWVPVTLCVVLSLVMLLQSRGLTSAWQRVAMVAPPCVGLAWLFLGSVWEAAPLWRLLGLLGLYALTACLAIVSWTLPGRRPLPHWGRAAEITQSVITVAVASLVLAQFGVFSALRAIGG, encoded by the coding sequence ATGAGCGATTCCACGGCCACTGATCTGTGCCGTCTTCTGATTCGAGCCCCTGAGCGCTCCTTCGAGATCGCGGCTCCCTGTGACGTGCCTCTCTCGGAGCTCATTCCCACCTTCGTGCTGTACGCGGAGGGGGACGAGGGGGGCGACCTCGACGAGAGCGGTCTCGAGCACGACGGCTGGGTGCTCCAGCCGCTCGGCGGCGAGGCCCTCGACGAGGAGGAGACGATCAGCTCGTTGGGCCTGGTGCACGGCGAGACGCTCTACCTGCGTCCCCGCCGCGACCAGTTGCCGCCGATCCACTTCGACGACCTCATCGACGGCGTCGCCACCGGCATGGCCGAGCGCCCGGACCGGTGGCGCCCCACCCACACCCGCCTCCTCCTGCAGGCGCTGGGGCTGGGGGGCCTGCTGGTCGGCCTGGCCGCGCTCGTTCTGAGCGGCACCGGCGGACTCGTCGCCCTGGTCGGGGCCGCGTCGGCGGTGCTGATGCTGCTGGCGGCCTGGTCGTCGTCCCGCGCGATGGGCGACCTGCCCGCGGCGACCGGATTCGCCGGGGCCGCGGCGCTCTACATGGCGGTCGCGGGCGCGGCCGTGCCGGTCGGCGAGCCGGGGGACGCCCTGCTGGCGGCCCGTCTCCTGGCCGGGAGCACGGCGGGCGCCGGAGCGGCGGTCCTGGGACTGGCCGCGGTCGCCGGGGCCGTGCCGTTCTTCACGGGGCTTCTTGTCGTCCAGATCTTCGGCGTGGTCGGCGGTCTGACGCTGCTGCTCCTTCCCGGCGCCACCGTTCCCGCCTGCGCGGGGCTGGTGGGGCTGCTCGCCCTGCTGACGGGGACCTTCACCCCTCAGCTCGCCTTCCGCTTCTCGGGCCTGCGGCTGCCCACGCTGCCCTCCACCCCCGAGCAACTCCAGGAGGACATCGACCCGTACCCGGCGCGCGGTGTCCTCGACCAGGCCGCGCTGGCCGACCGGTACCAGACCGCGCTGTTCGTGTCGACGGGGGCGGTGCTGGCGATCTGCCTGCTCGTGCTGGCCTCCACCGAGGGCTGGGTGCCGGTGACGCTGTGCGTGGTGCTGTCGCTGGTGATGCTGCTGCAGAGCAGGGGCCTGACCAGCGCCTGGCAGCGGGTGGCCATGGTCGCCCCGCCGTGTGTCGGACTGGCCTGGCTGTTCCTCGGCAGCGTCTGGGAGGCCGCCCCGCTGTGGCGGCTGCTCGGCCTGCTGGGCCTGTACGCGCTGACCGCCTGCCTGGCGATCGTGTCGTGGACGCTGCCCGGCAGACGTCCGCTGCCGCACTGGGGCCGCGCGGCGGAGATCACCCAGTCGGTGATCACCGTCGCGGTGGCCTCACTGGTACTGGCGCAGTTCGGGGTCTTCTCCGCGCTACGGGCGATCGGCGGCTGA
- a CDS encoding WXG100 family type VII secretion target yields MSDGFDVKYQGVDDTTLTLRQQTDRVAKAIEDLDMKIQAVKQDFIGQTADQYEAKVKQWRMNVEDMRRLLGQAETTLQTIRNNYAYTDNRKAMDWSAIQ; encoded by the coding sequence GTGAGCGACGGCTTTGACGTCAAATACCAGGGGGTCGACGACACGACCCTGACCCTGCGGCAGCAGACCGACAGGGTCGCGAAGGCGATCGAGGACCTGGACATGAAGATCCAGGCGGTCAAGCAGGACTTCATCGGTCAGACCGCCGACCAGTACGAGGCCAAGGTCAAGCAGTGGCGGATGAACGTCGAGGACATGCGCAGGCTCCTCGGCCAGGCGGAGACCACCCTGCAAACGATCCGCAACAACTACGCCTACACCGACAACCGGAAGGCCATGGACTGGTCCGCGATCCAGTAG
- a CDS encoding S8 family serine peptidase has product MRDRSAPPRLTSRGRPLLRVWAVTASLALIPVAPANADATPSPSTSPSASAAMPTALPQVNPLKSADHGCVAAESSVVEETPWTHNTLGLAEVHRLNRGKGVTVAVLATAVDGGTPALDGAVEGGGSDCLGFGTFLSGIVAARPVPGSGFVGVAPEAEVVAVATGAPQTGVTTAADLAASIRSATSSGADVILVGTAAWEGSEDLDEAVSAAEEAGALVVAPATALGPEGTLPGHPAQHSSVLSVAAHQTTGEPVLSEPVPLSGDEEDGEGEKGGFARVDLHAPGDRVLSVGPGDDGHFVSGGDGVAAAFVAGAAALVRSGEPELTPAQVRERLLTTAYPSPLGADDPLRGHGRVDPLAAVTGSPGGSANTVPGEGFVPDPSSRGSVETTSTAAVVGVAGFVIVLCVLAGLVVRRGRARRWRPAAPGEPITSDGP; this is encoded by the coding sequence ATGAGGGACCGGTCGGCGCCGCCGCGCCTCACCTCACGTGGCCGACCTCTGCTGCGGGTCTGGGCCGTCACCGCGTCCCTGGCCCTCATTCCCGTGGCCCCGGCGAACGCCGACGCCACCCCCTCCCCCTCGACCTCCCCGTCCGCCTCCGCCGCGATGCCCACGGCGCTTCCGCAGGTCAATCCGTTGAAATCGGCTGACCACGGCTGTGTGGCAGCCGAGAGCAGCGTCGTGGAGGAGACCCCGTGGACGCACAACACGCTGGGGCTCGCCGAGGTCCACCGGCTGAACCGGGGGAAGGGCGTCACCGTCGCCGTCCTCGCCACGGCGGTGGACGGCGGCACGCCCGCGCTGGACGGGGCCGTCGAGGGTGGCGGGTCCGACTGCCTGGGGTTCGGCACCTTCCTGTCGGGGATCGTCGCCGCCCGTCCGGTCCCCGGCAGCGGATTCGTCGGCGTGGCCCCGGAGGCCGAGGTGGTCGCCGTCGCCACCGGCGCCCCGCAGACCGGTGTCACCACGGCGGCCGACCTGGCCGCCTCCATCAGGTCCGCGACGTCCTCGGGCGCGGACGTGATCCTGGTGGGTACGGCCGCGTGGGAGGGGTCTGAGGACCTGGACGAGGCGGTGTCGGCCGCGGAGGAGGCGGGGGCGCTGGTCGTCGCACCGGCCACCGCGCTGGGTCCGGAGGGAACCCTGCCGGGGCATCCGGCGCAGCACTCCTCGGTGCTGAGCGTGGCCGCGCACCAGACGACCGGCGAGCCCGTGCTGAGCGAACCCGTACCGCTCTCCGGCGACGAGGAGGACGGCGAAGGCGAGAAGGGCGGCTTCGCCCGCGTTGACCTGCACGCCCCTGGTGACCGGGTGCTGAGCGTGGGCCCGGGAGACGACGGGCACTTCGTGAGCGGGGGCGACGGTGTGGCCGCGGCCTTCGTCGCCGGAGCCGCCGCGCTGGTCCGCTCCGGCGAGCCCGAACTCACCCCCGCGCAGGTCCGCGAGCGGCTGCTGACCACCGCCTACCCCTCACCTCTGGGAGCCGACGACCCGCTCCGCGGGCACGGCCGCGTCGATCCGCTGGCCGCCGTGACCGGCAGTCCGGGCGGCTCCGCGAACACCGTGCCGGGTGAGGGGTTCGTGCCCGACCCCTCCTCCCGGGGTTCGGTGGAGACGACGTCGACGGCCGCCGTGGTGGGCGTCGCCGGATTCGTGATCGTGCTGTGCGTCCTGGCCGGGCTGGTCGTCCGCAGGGGGCGGGCGCGCCGGTGGCGTCCGGCCGCCCCGGGCGAGCCGATCACCTCCGACGGCCCCTGA
- the eccB gene encoding type VII secretion protein EccB: MQSRRDRVQAHTFMVRRLSTAMLEGDPDAVDAPMRRTRTGNLIGLVIAALLCVGFLVFGLIFPGGASTWRQEGSLIVEKETGATYLYSDGMLRPVANFASAKLIQGDQLSVRSVSAASLEGVPKGGPVGITGAPDSLPDAGSPESRVWRLCAVPPTDDLPARTALTITDGPPLEALPHDLAVLAATPDGEHHLLWRGARMRLDTENGALEALGYGTTAALEVTEAFLESVPAAPDLAAREVAGRGEAGPTLANRPTAVGQVFVVAGDGERDRQHYLLTRDGLVPLTATESRLLLAHPDTRDAYGENSPVAVEIAAGDVRDHLADDGQTRTADDTALPGSPPDLFPTDLAVPCLQLTGDGGLALTTQAVDAISAWPVQETPSVAPGCPTPDLVGIPSGGGGLVAARPAGGTSGDPTYYLVTDAAAKYPVPNASVLGTLGYDPAAAAPVPTSLLRLLPTGPLLDPGAAALPVTPSTRAENTECPG, encoded by the coding sequence ATGCAGTCGCGTCGGGACCGGGTACAGGCGCACACCTTCATGGTGCGCCGGTTGAGCACCGCCATGCTGGAGGGGGACCCGGACGCGGTGGACGCCCCCATGCGGCGCACCCGCACCGGTAACCTCATCGGCCTGGTCATCGCCGCGCTGCTGTGCGTCGGTTTCCTGGTGTTCGGGCTGATCTTCCCCGGTGGGGCCAGCACCTGGCGGCAGGAGGGCAGCCTCATCGTGGAGAAGGAGACCGGGGCGACCTACCTGTACTCCGACGGGATGCTGCGGCCGGTCGCCAACTTCGCGTCGGCCAAGCTCATCCAGGGCGACCAGTTGAGCGTCCGCTCGGTGTCGGCGGCCTCGCTCGAAGGCGTTCCGAAGGGCGGACCGGTCGGCATCACCGGCGCCCCCGACTCCCTGCCGGACGCGGGGAGTCCGGAGTCGCGGGTGTGGCGGCTGTGCGCGGTCCCGCCCACCGACGACCTTCCCGCCCGCACCGCCCTGACCATCACCGACGGGCCGCCTCTGGAGGCTCTGCCGCACGATCTGGCCGTGCTGGCGGCCACCCCCGACGGCGAACACCACCTGCTGTGGCGCGGCGCCCGGATGCGGCTGGACACCGAGAACGGGGCGCTGGAGGCGCTGGGCTACGGAACCACCGCGGCGCTCGAGGTGACGGAGGCGTTCCTGGAGTCGGTTCCGGCCGCTCCGGATCTGGCCGCCCGCGAGGTGGCGGGCAGGGGCGAGGCCGGTCCGACACTGGCGAACCGGCCGACCGCGGTCGGCCAGGTCTTCGTCGTCGCGGGGGACGGGGAGCGGGACAGGCAGCACTACCTGCTGACCCGCGACGGTCTCGTGCCGCTCACCGCCACCGAGTCCCGGCTGCTGCTGGCCCATCCGGACACCAGGGACGCCTACGGGGAGAACTCCCCCGTCGCCGTCGAGATCGCCGCCGGGGACGTCCGGGACCACCTGGCCGACGACGGGCAGACGCGGACCGCCGACGACACCGCCCTGCCCGGGAGTCCCCCCGACCTGTTCCCCACCGATCTCGCGGTCCCGTGCCTGCAGCTCACCGGGGACGGCGGCCTCGCGCTGACCACCCAGGCCGTCGACGCCATCTCGGCCTGGCCGGTCCAGGAGACGCCCTCGGTCGCTCCGGGCTGCCCCACCCCCGACCTGGTGGGCATCCCCTCGGGCGGCGGAGGACTGGTCGCGGCCCGCCCCGCGGGCGGGACCTCCGGTGACCCGACCTACTACCTGGTGACCGACGCGGCGGCGAAGTACCCGGTCCCGAACGCCTCCGTGCTGGGGACCCTCGGCTACGACCCCGCGGCGGCCGCCCCCGTCCCCACCTCACTGCTGAGGCTCCTCCCGACCGGGCCCCTGCTGGATCCCGGGGCGGCGGCCCTTCCGGTCACGCCGTCCACACGGGCGGAGAACACCGAATGCCCAGGCTAG
- the eccCa gene encoding type VII secretion protein EccCa: MSTILIRRPPRRPGPDMPSGELSLQEPPELPEMQSSVSSVFMYLPMAMTSMAMLMLFIRPGTGGASSVMPYIAGGMMLVGAVVMLCGQYLRTIIERSQKLSGERRDYLRYLKQSRVRLREVITEQRDAMLWRAPAPEALWSIVRTSRLWERRVTDDDFAEVRLAVGEQAMGMTISPLSTKPVEDLEPLSAHALRRFIRAYATVGDQPISVYLRGYARVSLRGDAAACRAMVRAIIGQLAVFHTHDELRITACVSDERHADWSWLKWLPHTQHPSERDGAGPVRLMAADAVELERLIGDDLADRPRFDPAATPNREEPFTVIVVDGGQVPVGSRFTGGGYRNAVVIDVFDPLPPEHEPYTLSLRVNPDLLEVLSEDHSGRDVATPLGRPDALTLERAASLARLLAPYRVSVATEVTEPLTTDFELTTLLGIPDLHQHGVTEYWDELRPENRLRVPIGMTANGAPLELDLKESALGGMGPHGMLIGATGSGKSELLRTLVLALALTHSPETLNFVLVDFKGGATFIGLDRLQHTSALITNLAEEATLVERMQDALHGELVRRQEHLRTAGNFTNIHEYQKAYHAAPGTLEPMPTLFVVVDEFSELLAAHRDFMDLFVMIGRLGRSLGVHLLLASQRLDEGRMHQLESHLSYRIGLRTFSAIESRGVLGVPDAHQLPPAPGNGYLKSDTETLTRFKAAYVSGPYRVRSRGRRQLTTVGEVVPFASGYVASRAPEPEVEPEPEENESTASLLETALDRLRGQGMPAREVWLPPLGTPPLLDELMAMTGVFLPPGGVAWTEHSRLTVALGIVDRPFEQLRLPLRADLAGAGGHVGIAGGPQSGKSTLLASLILSLALTNTPQQAQFYCIDCGGGVLQALSRLPHVGSVVGRMDARRITRTVMEIGEILDQRETFFAEHGIDSMNTYRRRRAEGEFADHRYGDVFLVIDGWATIRQDFMDLVAPILQLVQRGLNYGVHVVVASPRWADFHSGVRDLMATRFELRMGDPVDSMINMRKAQTVPRVAGRGLTEDKYHFLTGLPRADGDADPVTVSAGMNELVDRITAAWGDRPQAPPVRTLPAKLYASELPPAELTDNGALRVPLGLESRRMQPFWHDFSATPHLIAVGDTETGKTTLLRHITNAIREHYDSTTARVVLVDQRRELYDAVPEQMKLGYAVSADSAREMMVAAAEAMKVRLPGPDITPDRIRRRDWWTGPELFIVVDDLELVSGSGPGGGPLAPLLPLLSQGAEIGMHLIVVHAAGGFGRASMDPVIRSLIDSNTPSIMLSTPPSEGMLFGNIRAQKLPPGRAIWIARRDPIEVQLAIAEGAEERD, from the coding sequence TTGAGCACGATCCTCATACGCAGACCCCCGAGACGGCCGGGCCCCGACATGCCGTCGGGGGAGCTGAGTCTCCAGGAGCCGCCGGAACTGCCCGAGATGCAGTCCAGCGTCTCCTCGGTGTTCATGTACCTGCCGATGGCGATGACGTCGATGGCCATGTTGATGCTGTTCATCCGGCCCGGCACCGGTGGAGCGTCCTCGGTCATGCCCTACATCGCCGGTGGCATGATGCTCGTCGGCGCGGTTGTCATGCTCTGCGGGCAGTACCTGCGCACCATTATCGAGCGCAGCCAGAAACTGAGCGGAGAAAGGCGCGATTACCTGCGCTATCTCAAACAGAGCAGAGTTCGGTTGCGTGAGGTCATCACCGAGCAGCGCGACGCCATGCTGTGGCGTGCGCCCGCACCCGAGGCCCTGTGGTCGATCGTGCGGACCTCCCGGTTGTGGGAGCGCCGGGTCACCGACGACGACTTCGCCGAGGTGCGGTTGGCGGTCGGCGAGCAGGCCATGGGGATGACCATCTCCCCGCTGTCCACCAAACCCGTCGAGGACCTGGAACCGCTGAGCGCGCACGCCCTGCGCCGCTTCATCAGGGCCTACGCCACGGTCGGGGACCAGCCCATCTCCGTCTACCTGCGCGGCTACGCGCGCGTCTCGCTGCGGGGCGACGCCGCGGCGTGCCGGGCGATGGTCCGGGCGATCATCGGCCAGTTGGCCGTCTTCCACACGCACGACGAGCTGCGGATCACGGCCTGCGTGTCGGACGAGCGGCACGCCGACTGGTCCTGGCTCAAGTGGCTGCCGCACACCCAGCACCCCAGCGAGCGCGACGGCGCCGGGCCGGTGCGGCTCATGGCGGCGGACGCGGTGGAACTGGAGCGGCTCATCGGCGACGACCTGGCCGACCGCCCCCGGTTCGACCCGGCGGCCACCCCGAACCGGGAGGAGCCGTTCACCGTCATCGTCGTCGACGGCGGCCAGGTCCCCGTCGGGTCGCGCTTCACCGGCGGAGGCTACCGCAACGCCGTCGTCATCGACGTGTTCGACCCGCTCCCGCCCGAACACGAGCCCTACACCCTGTCCCTGCGGGTCAACCCCGACCTGCTGGAGGTCCTCTCCGAGGATCACAGCGGACGCGACGTCGCCACCCCGCTGGGCCGCCCCGACGCGCTGACCCTGGAACGCGCCGCGAGCCTGGCCCGCCTGCTCGCGCCCTACCGCGTCAGTGTGGCCACCGAGGTCACCGAACCCCTCACCACCGACTTCGAGCTGACCACCCTGCTCGGCATCCCCGACCTGCACCAGCACGGCGTCACCGAGTACTGGGACGAACTGCGGCCCGAGAACCGGCTGCGCGTCCCCATCGGGATGACGGCCAACGGGGCGCCCCTGGAACTGGACCTGAAGGAGTCCGCCCTGGGCGGCATGGGCCCGCACGGCATGCTGATCGGCGCGACCGGCTCGGGCAAGAGCGAACTGCTGCGCACGCTCGTCCTCGCGCTCGCGCTCACCCACTCCCCGGAGACGCTCAACTTCGTCCTCGTGGACTTCAAGGGCGGCGCCACCTTCATCGGCCTGGACCGGCTCCAGCACACCTCGGCGCTGATCACCAACCTCGCCGAGGAGGCCACGCTCGTGGAGCGCATGCAGGACGCGCTGCACGGCGAACTCGTCCGCCGCCAGGAGCACCTGCGCACGGCGGGCAACTTCACCAACATCCACGAGTACCAGAAGGCCTACCACGCGGCGCCGGGCACCCTGGAACCGATGCCCACGCTGTTCGTGGTGGTCGACGAGTTCAGCGAACTGCTCGCCGCGCACCGCGACTTCATGGACCTGTTCGTCATGATCGGCCGCCTGGGCCGCAGCCTGGGCGTGCACCTGCTGCTGGCCTCCCAGCGCCTGGACGAGGGCCGCATGCACCAGTTGGAGAGCCACCTGTCCTACCGGATCGGCCTGCGCACCTTCTCCGCCATCGAGAGCCGGGGCGTCCTCGGCGTCCCCGACGCCCACCAGTTGCCCCCCGCGCCCGGCAACGGCTACCTCAAGAGCGACACCGAGACCCTGACCCGGTTCAAGGCCGCCTACGTCTCCGGGCCGTACCGGGTCAGGAGCCGCGGCAGGAGGCAGCTCACCACGGTCGGCGAGGTCGTGCCCTTCGCGAGCGGGTACGTGGCGAGCCGCGCGCCCGAGCCCGAGGTCGAGCCGGAGCCGGAGGAGAACGAGAGCACCGCGAGCCTGCTGGAGACGGCCCTCGACCGGCTGCGCGGCCAGGGCATGCCCGCGCGCGAGGTGTGGCTGCCGCCGCTGGGCACGCCGCCGCTGCTGGACGAGCTCATGGCGATGACCGGCGTCTTCCTGCCCCCGGGCGGGGTGGCGTGGACGGAGCACAGCAGACTCACCGTCGCGCTGGGAATCGTCGACCGGCCCTTCGAGCAGTTGCGGCTGCCGCTGCGGGCCGACCTCGCCGGGGCGGGCGGCCACGTCGGGATCGCGGGCGGCCCGCAGAGCGGCAAGAGCACCCTGCTGGCCTCCCTCATCCTGTCCCTGGCGCTCACCAACACCCCCCAGCAGGCGCAGTTCTACTGCATCGACTGCGGCGGCGGCGTGCTCCAGGCACTGAGCAGGCTGCCGCACGTGGGCAGCGTCGTCGGCCGCATGGACGCCCGCCGCATCACCCGCACCGTCATGGAGATCGGCGAGATCCTGGACCAGCGGGAGACGTTCTTCGCCGAGCACGGCATCGACTCGATGAACACCTACCGCCGCCGCCGGGCGGAGGGGGAGTTCGCCGACCACCGGTACGGCGACGTGTTCCTCGTCATCGACGGCTGGGCCACCATCCGCCAGGACTTCATGGACCTGGTCGCCCCCATCCTCCAGCTCGTGCAGCGGGGCCTCAACTACGGCGTGCACGTCGTCGTGGCCTCCCCCCGCTGGGCGGACTTCCACTCGGGGGTGCGCGACCTGATGGCCACCCGCTTCGAGCTGCGGATGGGCGACCCCGTCGACTCGATGATCAACATGCGCAAGGCGCAGACCGTGCCCCGGGTGGCGGGTCGGGGTCTCACCGAGGACAAGTACCACTTCCTCACCGGGCTGCCCCGCGCGGACGGCGACGCCGACCCGGTCACCGTGTCCGCGGGCATGAACGAACTCGTCGACCGGATCACCGCGGCCTGGGGTGACCGGCCGCAGGCCCCGCCGGTGCGCACGCTGCCCGCGAAGCTGTACGCGTCGGAGCTGCCGCCCGCCGAACTCACCGACAACGGCGCCCTGCGGGTTCCGCTGGGACTGGAGAGCAGGCGGATGCAGCCGTTCTGGCACGACTTCTCCGCCACCCCGCACCTCATCGCCGTCGGCGACACCGAGACCGGCAAGACGACGCTGCTGCGCCACATCACCAACGCGATCCGCGAGCACTACGACTCGACCACCGCGCGGGTCGTGCTCGTGGACCAGCGCCGCGAGCTCTACGACGCCGTCCCCGAGCAGATGAAGCTGGGCTACGCGGTGTCGGCGGACAGCGCGCGGGAGATGATGGTCGCGGCGGCCGAGGCGATGAAGGTCCGGCTGCCCGGACCGGACATCACCCCCGACCGCATCCGCCGACGGGACTGGTGGACCGGTCCGGAGCTGTTCATCGTCGTCGACGACCTGGAACTGGTCTCGGGCAGCGGTCCCGGCGGCGGACCGCTGGCACCGCTGCTGCCGCTGCTCTCCCAGGGCGCGGAGATCGGCATGCACCTGATCGTGGTGCACGCCGCGGGCGGCTTCGGGCGGGCCTCGATGGACCCGGTCATCCGCTCGCTCATCGACTCCAACACGCCCAGCATCATGCTGTCCACGCCGCCGTCGGAGGGCATGCTCTTCGGCAACATCCGCGCCCAGAAGCTGCCGCCGGGACGCGCGATCTGGATCGCGCGCCGCGACCCCATCGAGGTGCAGCTCGCCATCGCCGAAGGCGCCGAGGAGCGGGACTGA